Proteins encoded within one genomic window of Mesobacillus subterraneus:
- the wecB gene encoding non-hydrolyzing UDP-N-acetylglucosamine 2-epimerase, whose amino-acid sequence MKILTVLGARTQFIKAAPVSRVLRESHEELIIHTGQHYDSNMSDIFFEELNIPKPDYLLGVGSGNHGKQTGEMMAKIEEIVLKESPDYLMVYGDTNSTLAGSLVAAKLHVPVIHIEAGLRSFNKKMPEEINRIMTDHVSEYLFSPTETGVVNLKNENITRNVYNIGDVMYDAVLYNQELAEEKSTVLQDNDLDQKGYHLITIHRAENTDDVEIMKNILDAFSQIEETKVWPIHPRTKHKLADYGINIDSVPGLKVIDPVGYLDMLTLVSNAKKIVTDSGGVQKEAYFMKVPCVTVREQTEWVETLESEANILVGTETAKIVEAVKKNVSPEYKDVFGDGKAANKIVEILATSEQN is encoded by the coding sequence ATGAAGATTTTAACTGTGCTTGGGGCAAGGACTCAATTCATTAAAGCAGCTCCTGTTTCACGTGTTTTGCGAGAATCTCACGAGGAATTGATCATCCATACTGGACAGCATTATGACAGCAATATGTCTGATATCTTTTTCGAAGAGCTGAACATACCAAAGCCTGATTATTTACTTGGCGTAGGTTCCGGCAATCATGGAAAGCAAACAGGGGAAATGATGGCGAAGATCGAGGAAATCGTCCTCAAAGAAAGCCCTGATTATCTCATGGTTTATGGAGATACAAATTCAACTCTTGCAGGCTCTCTTGTGGCGGCGAAGCTTCATGTTCCTGTCATCCACATCGAAGCTGGATTGAGAAGCTTCAATAAGAAAATGCCTGAAGAAATCAACAGGATTATGACAGACCATGTATCAGAATACTTATTCAGCCCTACCGAGACTGGAGTAGTAAACCTCAAGAATGAAAACATCACCAGAAATGTTTATAATATTGGCGATGTTATGTATGATGCCGTTCTTTATAACCAGGAGCTGGCTGAAGAAAAATCAACTGTCCTTCAGGATAATGATCTTGATCAGAAGGGCTACCACCTAATCACCATCCACCGAGCGGAGAATACGGATGATGTAGAAATAATGAAAAATATCCTTGATGCCTTCTCTCAAATCGAAGAAACAAAGGTCTGGCCAATCCATCCGCGTACGAAGCATAAGCTTGCTGATTATGGTATTAATATCGATTCGGTACCTGGCTTAAAGGTAATTGATCCAGTAGGTTATCTGGACATGCTGACACTTGTTTCCAACGCAAAGAAAATCGTTACGGATTCTGGCGGTGTACAAAAAGAAGCTTACTTCATGAAGGTCCCGTGTGTAACAGTGAGGGAACAGACTGAGTGGGTAGAGACGCTTGAATCTGAAGCAAATATCCTGGTTGGCACAGAAACTGCCAAGATAGTAGAGGCGGTTAAGAAGAATGTTTCTCCAGAGTACAAGGATGTTTTTGGAGATGGGAAAGCTGCAAATAAAATCGTAGAAATTCTAGCAACATCTGAACAGAACTAA
- a CDS encoding glycosyltransferase, with protein MKTVLVYYPFALAKEANSGSKLRPLEMKKAFEAWGEQNEVNVILISGTTKERRQQFRQHLSSGAFDDLWFCYMENQTIPLWLTDPGHKPKHPFIDRQILAFLKSKNVPVGVFYRDVYWKFDHIYPLKGYKKTIMQSIYKIEEKFYEKYCDVIFLPSLEMGKYVDIERPMADLPPGGKKVDILDKEPHGEPFHAIYVGAIKGEDYGFDLLMGAFEIINKEKQRCDLTIVCRQPEFESLTDQQKEQLTKLGIEVQHISGEKLDELYREVDFALIPRKCTEYQNFSMPVKLVEYLSNNLPIVATACDAQKRFLSENGYGIICEDEEKSMARAIEEMMGSLEQYQNNIQETFMKNHSWLARVEKVKNSLVGSE; from the coding sequence ATGAAAACAGTACTCGTTTATTACCCCTTTGCTCTGGCCAAAGAAGCAAACAGCGGTTCCAAGCTGAGACCGCTTGAGATGAAAAAGGCATTCGAGGCATGGGGAGAACAGAATGAAGTTAATGTGATATTAATATCTGGAACTACGAAGGAACGTCGCCAGCAATTCCGGCAACATCTTTCATCCGGTGCGTTTGATGATCTCTGGTTTTGCTATATGGAAAACCAGACGATTCCTCTGTGGCTGACAGATCCAGGCCATAAACCGAAGCATCCATTTATCGACCGTCAGATTCTTGCGTTCTTAAAGTCAAAGAATGTACCTGTTGGAGTCTTTTACAGGGATGTCTATTGGAAGTTCGACCATATCTACCCGCTTAAGGGCTACAAGAAGACGATAATGCAATCGATTTATAAAATTGAAGAGAAATTTTATGAAAAATATTGTGATGTGATTTTCCTTCCAAGCCTGGAAATGGGAAAGTATGTTGACATTGAAAGGCCAATGGCTGATCTGCCTCCCGGCGGGAAGAAAGTGGACATTTTAGATAAAGAACCTCATGGTGAGCCCTTCCATGCAATATATGTAGGTGCCATAAAAGGAGAAGACTACGGTTTCGATTTACTAATGGGAGCTTTTGAAATCATTAACAAAGAAAAGCAAAGATGTGACTTGACTATTGTCTGCAGGCAGCCGGAATTTGAATCATTGACAGACCAGCAAAAAGAGCAGCTTACAAAATTAGGCATCGAAGTGCAGCATATTAGCGGCGAGAAGCTTGATGAGTTATATAGAGAAGTTGATTTTGCCTTAATTCCGAGAAAGTGTACTGAATACCAGAACTTCTCAATGCCTGTGAAGCTTGTTGAGTATTTATCCAATAATCTTCCGATCGTCGCAACCGCTTGTGATGCCCAGAAGCGTTTCTTGAGTGAAAATGGATATGGCATCATCTGTGAAGACGAGGAAAAATCAATGGCAAGAGCAATTGAAGAAATGATGGGCAGCCTTGAACAATACCAGAATAATATCCAGGAAACCTTCATGAAAAATCATTCCTGGCTGGCAAGAGTTGAGAAAGTGAAAAATTCTCTTGTTGGGAGTGAGTAA
- a CDS encoding glycosyltransferase, translated as MYFKEHGLDVTVVTFKDHYSAENAREVKTLVLPKTLPGKLSYLPAVLALRKILAELKPDILHAHFVSSYGFVGALANYQPFFVSVWGTDIYKFPKKSSLNRRIVEFSLGRAEIICSTSKTMAKETAKYTNKKIEVTPFGVNLSLFSPKEDVNKGKLVVGIAKGLDDIYGFRDLFKAFAILKPKFESLELHILGDGSMREEYEQLTHELEIDEKVKFIGRVPNTMVPQYMKEMDIVAMPSYEDSFGVTAVEAMACGIPVVVSDVDGLKEVVLENETGFIVPRGNPEELAQALDKLLKDEELRVKMGKRGIEHVRQNYDWNDNADYMVKLYKNKIAQE; from the coding sequence ATGTACTTCAAAGAGCACGGTCTTGATGTTACCGTTGTCACATTTAAGGACCATTATTCTGCAGAGAACGCCAGAGAAGTTAAAACTTTGGTACTGCCGAAAACCTTGCCTGGCAAGCTTTCGTACTTGCCAGCTGTTTTGGCATTAAGAAAGATACTGGCAGAATTGAAACCGGATATCCTTCATGCCCATTTTGTTTCGAGCTACGGCTTTGTTGGTGCCCTCGCTAACTATCAACCTTTCTTTGTATCAGTATGGGGTACGGATATCTACAAGTTTCCTAAAAAGAGCAGCCTGAACCGAAGGATTGTAGAATTCTCCCTGGGAAGGGCTGAGATCATTTGCTCCACCAGTAAGACGATGGCTAAGGAAACAGCTAAGTATACTAATAAGAAGATTGAAGTAACGCCTTTTGGTGTTAACCTATCCCTATTCTCACCTAAGGAAGATGTCAACAAAGGTAAATTGGTGGTTGGGATTGCAAAAGGGCTGGATGACATCTATGGTTTCCGGGATCTTTTTAAGGCTTTTGCCATCTTAAAGCCTAAGTTCGAAAGTCTTGAACTCCATATACTTGGAGATGGGTCAATGCGCGAAGAGTATGAGCAGTTAACCCATGAATTGGAAATCGATGAAAAAGTTAAGTTCATCGGCCGGGTTCCTAATACGATGGTTCCCCAATATATGAAAGAGATGGATATCGTGGCAATGCCATCATACGAAGATAGCTTTGGGGTTACCGCAGTTGAGGCAATGGCCTGCGGCATTCCTGTCGTGGTTTCAGATGTTGATGGTCTGAAAGAAGTTGTCCTGGAAAATGAGACAGGCTTTATTGTGCCTCGTGGTAATCCAGAAGAGCTGGCTCAAGCCCTTGATAAGCTTCTAAAGGATGAAGAACTTCGAGTGAAAATGGGAAAGCGGGGCATAGAGCATGTCCGTCAAAACTATGACTGGAATGATAATGCTGACTATATGGTTAAACTATATAAGAATAAAATTGCTCAAGAGTGA
- a CDS encoding SpoIID/LytB domain-containing protein, producing the protein MPISIQQSVGGATSDYEAVKTLKKGEAADYLSSFTNNSNEVWYRVTSGSDTGWVLASTVSLDSTNATPLTKLSNGLTYRGSFYLYPNGTKVQVINYLDMEDYLKGVVPSEMPASWHKEALKAQAIAARSYAANMMTLTDSAASQVYRGYTAEDSRTNAAIHETAGVMVRYNGKPIQTFFHSTSGGRTANVWDVWNSSKEYYPYLASVEDPYEKSPYSNWSAPYSAGTILKSFGFSETDKLYDITVTKKGVNGEIGSVTVKTSAGDKTVTGNESVIRKLFPIQNSNVYGYLYSNWFTMKAAKTDIGISAQTNSGTVTISDLADQTVQTTSGQVKLTDSNVTIQTSSGVISTEGNGEVSSVTLTGKGWGHRIGMSQYGAKGFAENGWTAERILKHYFTGTTVSK; encoded by the coding sequence TTGCCAATATCGATACAGCAATCCGTCGGGGGGGCGACTTCCGATTACGAAGCGGTAAAAACCCTGAAAAAAGGTGAAGCGGCTGACTATCTTTCCTCTTTTACCAACAACAGTAATGAAGTTTGGTACAGAGTAACTTCTGGTTCTGATACGGGCTGGGTGCTGGCGAGTACGGTATCTCTTGATTCAACGAATGCCACTCCGCTGACGAAATTAAGCAACGGCCTAACTTATCGAGGCAGTTTCTATCTCTATCCTAACGGAACAAAGGTACAAGTAATTAACTACCTGGATATGGAAGACTACTTAAAAGGTGTTGTCCCTAGTGAAATGCCTGCATCATGGCATAAGGAAGCATTAAAAGCACAAGCAATCGCAGCAAGAAGCTACGCTGCTAATATGATGACGTTGACAGACAGTGCGGCAAGCCAGGTATATAGAGGCTACACTGCTGAAGATTCAAGAACAAATGCGGCAATCCATGAAACCGCTGGTGTGATGGTCCGCTATAACGGCAAACCGATCCAAACCTTCTTCCATTCAACGAGCGGCGGCCGTACGGCAAACGTTTGGGATGTATGGAATTCCAGCAAGGAATATTATCCTTACCTGGCTTCTGTTGAGGATCCATATGAAAAGTCTCCATACAGCAATTGGAGTGCACCATACTCAGCTGGGACAATTTTGAAATCATTTGGATTCAGCGAAACGGACAAGTTGTATGACATCACAGTCACCAAGAAAGGTGTTAACGGTGAAATCGGAAGTGTCACTGTAAAAACATCTGCTGGCGATAAAACTGTCACCGGCAATGAAAGTGTGATAAGGAAGCTTTTCCCGATTCAGAATTCCAACGTTTACGGCTACTTATATTCTAACTGGTTCACAATGAAAGCTGCTAAAACAGATATCGGCATTTCTGCACAAACAAATTCAGGAACAGTAACAATATCTGATCTTGCCGACCAAACAGTCCAGACAACAAGCGGGCAAGTGAAATTAACAGATTCAAATGTGACAATCCAGACCTCCTCTGGCGTTATTTCGACTGAAGGAAATGGCGAGGTATCCTCCGTCACCTTGACTGGAAAAGGCTGGGGACACAGAATTGGAATGAGCCAATACGGAGCAAAAGGTTTTGCCGAAAATGGGTGGACTGCAGAAAGAATCTTGAAGCATTATTTTACTGGTACTACAGTATCTAAATAA
- a CDS encoding SH3 domain-containing protein, which yields MKKYKKIVAAGALSVGIGAGAILFTPSGMNASTNVVLASVDWVNSQISPVNSKLSTLESKVNTMQSKITTLESQNAAQQKEIDSLEAKLGGGTTTTPPPTTGTLPAYVYPNKSSVTVHRGADRSYAVVATVTAGQTVKVVDSFKASTGTWYRVQLSSTVLGWVYGGDVSTTKPASTEKTVTTTGEVYIRRGATTKYEAYTLVPKGTVLKYLGSFKNSDGETWYNVETSTGIRGWMFSGLGQVN from the coding sequence ATGAAAAAGTATAAAAAGATCGTCGCTGCTGGTGCGTTATCTGTCGGAATTGGAGCAGGTGCAATCCTTTTCACACCTTCTGGAATGAACGCTAGCACGAATGTTGTTTTGGCAAGCGTTGACTGGGTTAATTCCCAAATAAGCCCTGTTAATTCTAAGCTTTCTACTTTGGAATCGAAAGTAAATACAATGCAGTCAAAGATTACTACACTCGAGTCCCAAAATGCAGCACAGCAAAAAGAGATTGATAGTCTTGAAGCAAAGCTTGGAGGCGGAACTACAACAACACCACCGCCAACAACAGGAACTCTTCCTGCTTATGTTTATCCAAATAAGAGCTCTGTTACAGTACATAGGGGTGCAGACAGATCATACGCTGTTGTTGCTACTGTGACTGCCGGCCAGACGGTAAAAGTCGTTGATTCCTTCAAGGCAAGCACTGGAACATGGTATAGAGTTCAACTTTCATCTACTGTGCTCGGATGGGTTTACGGCGGGGATGTTTCAACAACAAAACCGGCTAGCACTGAAAAAACCGTTACAACTACAGGGGAAGTTTACATCCGAAGAGGTGCTACAACAAAATACGAAGCTTATACACTCGTTCCAAAAGGAACAGTTCTAAAGTATCTTGGATCATTCAAAAATAGCGATGGTGAAACATGGTATAATGTCGAAACGTCAACAGGCATCAGAGGCTGGATGTTCAGTGGGCTTGGGCAGGTGAACTAA
- a CDS encoding SH3 domain-containing protein: MKKIIASSVLSTALLFPSLSWSEELKLPANMVVEQKVEVRKGATTSYPIVEYIDPGQKVPVIGQFTNTSGEIWYRVDLGDVLGWSPASKFAEPNVTGSIGIVNGDNVNVRRRADISYASIAKISTGRQVKIIDSFINSSGEIWYRIEFDGNVGWILSSLVDVQSTTTAPAPSYSTKTIQVDKSAVRKGADDSYSVVTYVNSGQSVKVIGAFTNSKGEKWSRLDLGNNVLGWVNDTAFVKAAFTAITKTIQVDKSEVRKGADGSYSVVTYVNSGQSVKVIDAFTNSKGEKWSRLNLGNNVFGWVNDRAFVKPAFTAITKTIQVDKSAVRKGADDSYSVVTYVNSGQSVKVIDAFTNSKGEKWSRLDLGNNVFGWVNDRAFVKPAFTAITKTIQVDKSAVRKGADDSYSVVTYVNSGQPVKVIDAFTNSKGEKWSRLDLGNNVFGWVSDIAFVKQTVGLPAIGTTVYGKADSVTVRRGASTSYTGVATLKLNQAAKIVAHYTGTDGVSWLRLELSPNLLGWVPASSVMTSKAVITTQYVGTKNAVLRSGASYSYKVTENLPYFSKVTVLDQFTGTSGDLWYRIKAANGNVGWVPGYELVVSKSDYTLRYALNNAPLRRGASTSYSAIATLPENEALIVLRSLGDWLNVETQAGVRGWIYESQTSATSMKRLIEPTAPIINGDQYLMWKKPANFKPSYQVLSFDRIKINGGLTDITLPPFAVKGIKSVEIIQSSTFEKSAIITFEPGYTYTLRNDSDKLSIKVITTGLKGKKIVVDAGHGGKDSGAIGPSGLMEKTVNLGTALLLKQELEKYGAIVRLTRSTDVFLELYERTDIANTSDYDAFISIHADSYSSTSRGSSTFYNTSVNFNGPQSAEMAKSIQTNMVAALSTYNRGVYNQGLFVNRMNELPSILVELAFMSNPTEEKLLATDAFRQKAAVGIRNGLEEYFGN; this comes from the coding sequence GTGAAAAAAATAATTGCTTCATCTGTATTGTCGACAGCTTTACTATTCCCTTCACTTTCATGGTCCGAGGAATTAAAACTGCCGGCGAATATGGTTGTCGAGCAGAAAGTTGAAGTCCGTAAAGGTGCCACTACGAGTTATCCAATTGTTGAGTACATTGACCCCGGCCAAAAAGTACCTGTTATCGGCCAATTCACTAACACTTCTGGCGAGATATGGTACAGAGTTGACTTAGGTGATGTTTTAGGCTGGAGTCCCGCAAGTAAATTTGCGGAGCCTAATGTAACCGGAAGTATCGGTATAGTTAATGGTGATAATGTGAATGTTCGTCGTAGGGCCGATATATCGTATGCCTCCATCGCAAAAATATCAACTGGTAGACAAGTAAAAATAATTGATAGCTTCATAAATTCCAGCGGTGAAATTTGGTACAGAATTGAATTCGATGGGAATGTCGGATGGATCTTATCTAGTTTAGTAGATGTCCAATCTACAACTACTGCACCTGCTCCCAGCTATTCTACTAAAACAATTCAGGTTGACAAATCCGCGGTCAGAAAAGGTGCCGATGACAGCTATTCCGTCGTTACATACGTAAACAGCGGTCAGTCTGTTAAAGTCATCGGTGCTTTCACTAACTCTAAAGGTGAAAAGTGGTCGCGTCTTGATCTTGGCAATAACGTTTTGGGATGGGTAAATGATACCGCTTTTGTTAAAGCTGCTTTTACAGCTATTACTAAAACCATACAGGTTGACAAATCCGAGGTCAGAAAAGGCGCGGATGGAAGTTATTCTGTTGTTACATACGTAAACAGCGGGCAGTCTGTTAAAGTCATTGATGCTTTCACCAACTCTAAGGGTGAAAAGTGGTCACGGTTGAATCTTGGTAACAATGTTTTTGGTTGGGTGAACGATAGGGCTTTTGTCAAACCTGCTTTTACAGCAATCACAAAAACTATCCAAGTCGATAAATCAGCAGTCAGAAAAGGTGCGGATGACAGCTATTCCGTCGTTACATATGTAAACAGCGGGCAGTCTGTTAAAGTCATTGATGCTTTCACCAACTCTAAGGGTGAAAAGTGGTCACGGTTGGATCTTGGTAACAATGTTTTTGGATGGGTGAACGATAGGGCTTTTGTCAAACCTGCTTTTACAGCTATCACGAAAACTATCCAAGTCGATAAATCAGCAGTCAGAAAAGGTGCGGATGACAGCTATTCCGTCGTTACATATGTAAACAGCGGGCAGCCTGTTAAAGTCATCGATGCTTTCACCAACTCTAAAGGTGAAAAGTGGTCACGCCTTGACCTTGGCAACAACGTTTTTGGATGGGTCAGCGATATAGCATTTGTAAAGCAAACCGTTGGACTTCCTGCTATCGGAACAACTGTTTACGGTAAAGCTGACAGTGTGACTGTAAGAAGAGGTGCATCAACTTCTTATACCGGAGTTGCTACATTAAAGCTTAATCAGGCTGCAAAGATTGTAGCCCATTATACAGGCACGGACGGTGTGAGCTGGTTAAGACTGGAGCTAAGCCCCAACCTACTGGGATGGGTTCCCGCAAGCTCTGTAATGACATCAAAGGCAGTCATAACTACTCAATATGTAGGAACCAAAAACGCAGTCCTCCGTTCAGGAGCCTCTTACAGCTATAAAGTCACTGAAAATCTTCCTTACTTTAGTAAAGTAACCGTTCTTGACCAATTCACTGGAACATCGGGTGATCTATGGTATCGAATCAAGGCAGCGAACGGAAACGTAGGCTGGGTGCCTGGATATGAATTAGTAGTTTCAAAGAGTGACTATACATTGCGTTACGCTTTAAATAACGCGCCACTTCGCCGGGGAGCATCGACAAGCTATTCTGCCATTGCCACACTGCCGGAGAATGAAGCATTGATTGTCCTAAGATCGTTGGGAGATTGGTTGAATGTTGAGACGCAGGCTGGAGTGAGAGGCTGGATATATGAATCACAAACTTCAGCAACCTCTATGAAAAGATTGATAGAACCAACAGCTCCAATCATCAATGGGGATCAATATTTAATGTGGAAGAAGCCTGCAAACTTCAAGCCTTCCTATCAAGTTTTGTCATTCGACCGAATCAAAATCAATGGAGGTTTGACAGATATTACACTTCCTCCTTTTGCGGTGAAAGGAATCAAGTCTGTTGAAATTATCCAGTCAAGTACGTTTGAAAAATCAGCAATCATAACTTTTGAGCCAGGATATACTTATACTCTTCGCAATGATAGTGATAAATTGTCGATTAAAGTGATCACAACTGGATTAAAAGGCAAAAAGATTGTCGTTGACGCTGGCCATGGCGGAAAAGACAGTGGCGCAATCGGACCTTCAGGTTTAATGGAAAAGACCGTGAACCTCGGTACTGCCTTACTTTTAAAACAAGAACTTGAGAAATATGGTGCAATAGTTAGGTTAACAAGAAGCACAGACGTCTTTTTAGAACTATATGAGAGGACAGATATTGCCAATACTTCAGATTATGATGCTTTTATAAGTATCCATGCTGATTCTTATAGCAGCACGTCCAGAGGTTCATCTACTTTCTATAATACAAGTGTAAACTTCAATGGACCGCAGAGTGCAGAGATGGCAAAATCAATCCAGACAAATATGGTCGCTGCATTATCCACATATAACCGTGGAGTCTACAATCAAGGCTTGTTTGTAAACAGAATGAATGAATTGCCTAGTATTTTAGTTGAATTAGCTTTTATGTCTAATCCAACAGAAGAAAAATTACTGGCAACAGATGCATTCCGCCAAAAAGCAGCTGTCGGAATAAGAAATGGATTAGAGGAATACTTTGGAAATTAA
- a CDS encoding LCP family protein yields the protein MSNSRAVLRKKRKKRILRLSLLFVFLSLFAAGILFAIDIFYSGYKATDSIYQKLGPEKNQRAEEVEVTKDPFTILLVGLENQEGGKGRSDVIMMISVNPQTEEITMLSIPRDTRTFIPDAGYEDKITHSYGHNGITSTIDTVEEMIDVPVDYFITTNFEGFEDIVDTLGGVTVDVPFDFQAQLTGSLKWKKYYEGEMDLNGNEALAYVRMRKSDPRGDLGRNERQQQVIKEIIDEGTSFSSITKIDDILNDLGENVKTNIPPSKFASFVKLYSKLKNTQINQLSLKGYDDYIDDVYYYIPDQDSLNEITLSINQTLDGESSYNSSEDTGLNTANNDN from the coding sequence ATGTCCAATTCAAGAGCGGTATTAAGGAAAAAGAGGAAGAAGCGAATCCTGCGGTTATCGCTGCTCTTTGTTTTTTTAAGCCTATTTGCAGCAGGAATATTATTTGCTATTGATATATTTTACAGCGGGTACAAAGCAACTGACAGTATTTACCAAAAACTAGGACCCGAAAAGAACCAGCGGGCTGAAGAAGTTGAGGTCACAAAAGACCCATTTACCATATTACTTGTTGGTCTTGAGAATCAGGAAGGCGGAAAAGGACGTTCCGACGTTATTATGATGATTTCAGTGAATCCCCAAACAGAAGAAATTACGATGTTAAGTATCCCTCGTGATACTCGCACATTCATTCCAGATGCAGGATATGAAGATAAAATCACTCATTCTTACGGACACAACGGTATTACTTCAACAATAGATACGGTAGAAGAAATGATTGATGTACCAGTTGATTATTTTATTACGACCAATTTTGAAGGGTTTGAAGATATTGTAGATACGCTTGGTGGTGTGACTGTGGATGTCCCATTTGACTTCCAAGCACAGCTAACCGGAAGTTTAAAGTGGAAAAAGTATTATGAGGGCGAGATGGACTTGAACGGAAATGAAGCGCTCGCTTATGTAAGAATGCGTAAATCAGACCCACGGGGAGATCTTGGGCGTAATGAACGTCAACAACAGGTCATTAAGGAAATAATAGATGAAGGAACTTCCTTCTCATCTATCACTAAAATTGATGATATCCTTAACGATCTGGGAGAGAATGTAAAGACCAATATCCCTCCATCTAAGTTCGCAAGCTTTGTCAAACTTTATTCAAAATTAAAGAATACACAAATCAACCAGCTTTCGCTAAAAGGTTATGATGATTATATTGATGATGTTTATTATTATATTCCTGATCAGGACTCCTTAAATGAAATCACCTTATCAATCAACCAGACTTTAGATGGTGAAAGTTCCTACAATTCATCAGAAGATACAGGATTAAATACTGCAAACAATGACAACTAA
- a CDS encoding YigZ family protein, whose amino-acid sequence MLPSYLTVKGYGEHEIEIQKSRFIAYIDRAETEEEAQEFIQRIKKKNWNATHNCSAYMIGENDQIQKANDDGEPSGTAGVPILEVLKKKHLKDTVVVITRYFGGIKLGAGGLIRAYGKATSEGIAATGIVERKLMRIMHTSVDYTWLGKLENELRSSIYKLKEIHYLENVELETFVEEGQTDIFTEWMTELTNGQSKIAPGEVIYIEEIIS is encoded by the coding sequence ATGCTGCCAAGTTACTTAACGGTGAAAGGCTATGGAGAGCATGAAATCGAGATTCAAAAGTCCCGTTTCATTGCCTATATAGACAGAGCAGAAACAGAAGAAGAAGCACAGGAGTTCATCCAGAGGATTAAAAAGAAAAACTGGAATGCGACACATAATTGTTCAGCTTACATGATTGGTGAGAACGACCAGATTCAAAAAGCTAATGATGATGGAGAGCCAAGTGGAACAGCTGGGGTGCCGATTCTTGAAGTATTGAAAAAGAAACATTTAAAGGACACTGTGGTAGTCATAACCCGATATTTTGGCGGAATAAAACTAGGGGCAGGCGGACTGATTCGCGCATACGGTAAAGCTACTTCTGAAGGAATAGCCGCGACCGGAATTGTCGAACGTAAACTTATGCGGATCATGCATACTTCGGTTGACTATACCTGGCTAGGAAAATTAGAAAATGAACTCAGATCCTCTATATATAAGTTAAAAGAAATTCATTACCTGGAAAATGTAGAATTAGAAACCTTTGTCGAAGAAGGACAAACAGACATTTTTACTGAGTGGATGACTGAACTGACGAACGGCCAGAGCAAAATTGCGCCAGGAGAGGTTATATATATAGAGGAAATCATTTCTTGA